The Oncorhynchus kisutch isolate 150728-3 unplaced genomic scaffold, Okis_V2 Okis07a-Okis12b_hom, whole genome shotgun sequence genome includes a region encoding these proteins:
- the LOC116360209 gene encoding C-type lectin domain family 4 member M-like, whose amino-acid sequence MSEEIYENCDGFSGKKINKIETMDINDQIYNNERPIMPCKKDGDQHSVFCQWWKRYSGAAAVCLGLLCVLLLAGIIGLFLYQRNQLTRYNTLARERDQLQTSNNALTKERDQLQTSNNNLTKERDQLQTSDNTLTKERDQLQTSNNALTKEKDQLQTSNNALTKERDQLQTSNNALTKERDQLQTSDHTRTKERDQLQTSYNTLTKERDQLQKETERLKQSLVEKVCPQGWKKIGRSCYYVSTEKKPWKESRQDCRDRGAHLVVIKSQEQQTLVNLLCGVKNYVWIGLTDSVSEGTWKWVDDTPLTTKYWNSGEPNGDVAENCGYFYSRSSDTGAWWDYDCSYEYRWICEK is encoded by the exons ATGTCAGAGGAAATCTATGAAAACTGCGATGGATTTAgtggcaaaaaaataaataaaatagagaCCATGGATAttaatgatcaaatatacaaCAACGAAAGACCCATCATGCCCTGCAAGAAGGATGGTGATCAACATTCAG TGTTTTGTCAGTGGTGGAAGAGATACTCTGGAGCTGCTGCAGTGTGTCTGGGGCTGCTGTGTGTTCTCCTACTGGCTGGGATCATAGGCCTGTTTCTCTACC AGAGAAACCAGTTGACCCGTTACAACACcctggccagagagagagaccagttacagacaaGCAACAACGCCCTgaccaaagagagagaccagttacagactagcaacaacaacctgaccaaagagagagaccagcttcAGACCAGCGACAACACCCTgaccaaagagagagaccagctacagactaGCAACAATGCCCTGACCAAAGAGAAAGACCAGCTACAGACTAGCAACAACGCCCTgaccaaagagagagaccagctacagactaGCAACAACGCCCTgaccaaagagagagaccagctacagaccagcgaCCACACCCGgaccaaagagagagaccagctacagaccagttacaacactctgaccaaagagagagaccagctacagaaagagacagaacgtCTGAAACAATCTTTAGTTGAGAAAG TGTGTCCACAAGGATGGAAGAAGATTGGTAGGAGTTGTTACTACGTCTCTACTGAGAAAAAACCCTGGAAGGAGAGCAGACAGGACTGCAGAGATAGAGGAGCACACCTGGTGGTCATCAAGAGCCAGGaacaacag ACATTGGTCAATTTGTTATGTGGAGTAAAGAACTATGTCTGGATTGGTCTGACTGACTCTGTTTCTGAGGGGACCTGGAAATGGGTGGACGACACACCACTGACCACAAA GTATTGGAACAGTGGAGAGCCTAACGGTGATGTAGCTGAGAACTGTGGGTATTTCTACTCCAGGTCATCAGACACAGGAGCTTGGTGGGACTATGACTGTTCCTATGAATACCGATGGATCTGTGAGAAATAG
- the LOC116360056 gene encoding CD209 antigen-like protein E, with protein sequence MDIDDHIYANERPIKSHKKDGVGDQHSVWKRRFLAAAVCLGLLCVLLLAGIIGLLLYQRNLLNSYNNLTAERDQLQTSYNNLTKERDQLQTCNKYGTCPQDWIRSCCSCYYISPNEKTWDDSRKDCQARGANLVIINSREEQAFIKSFNKRAWFGLTDIEVEGTWRWVDGTPLTTSYWNKGEPNDLKGEDCALVDNTQKDPVVAWNDVPCNHKNGWICERQLC encoded by the exons ATGGATATTGATGATCATATATATGCAAACGAAAGACCCATCAAGTCCCACAAGAAGGATGGAGTTGGTGATCAACATTCAG TGTGGAAGAGACGTTTCCTAGCTGCTGCAGTGTGTCTGGGGCTGCTGTGTGTTCTCCTACTGGCTGGGATCATAGGCCTGTTACTCTACC AGAGAAACCTATTGAAcagttacaacaacctgactgcagagagagaccagctacagaccagttataacaacctgaccaaagagagagaccagctacagacctgtAATAAATATGGCACATGTCCCCAAGACTGGATAAGGTCTTGCTGCAGTTGTTACTACATCTCCCCTAATGAGAAAACGTGGGACGACAGCAGAAAGGACTGTCAGGCGAGAGGAGCAAACCTGGTGATCATCaacagcagagaggaacaggCTTTCATCAAATCGTTCAACAAAAGAGCCTGGTTTGGTCTGACGGACATAGAAGTTGAGGGAACCTGGAGATGGGTGGACGGCACACCACTGACCACAAGTTACTGGAACAAAGGGGAGCCAAATGATTTGAAAGGAGAAGACTGCGCTTTGGTTGATAACACTCAAAAGGACCCAGTAGTGGCTTGGAATGATGTGCCATGTAACCACAAAAATGGTTGGATCTGTGAAAGGCAGCTGTGTTAA